The window TGGAACCAGGCCGACGAGCCAAGCGAATGGAGCGAGCTGGCCCAGTGGACCATGGGCGTGCTCGACGAGGACGATTGGCGGGGCGAGTGGGTGGTCGCGCCGTGGGAGAGCGAGTCGGTGCTGCTCCGCAAGGACTTCACCGTGAAGCCGGGTCTTAAGCGGGCGGTCGCCCACGTGTGCGGGCTGGGTCACTACGAGCTGACGCTCAACGGCCACAAGTCGGGCGAGGCGCTGCTAGCCCCCGGCTGGACCAAGTACAACCGCACCTGCCTGTACGAGACCCACGACATCACCCGTATGTTGCAGGAGGGCGCCAACGCGGCCGGCGTCGCGCTCGGCGACGGCATGTACCACACCGAACGCCGCAACCGCTTCAGCAAGTTCCAGGGCACGTTCGGCCCCAAGCGGCTGATCGGCCAGATCGAGCTGTGGTACGAGGACGGCTCGCACGAGGTGGTCGCGACCGACGCCTCGTGGCGGGTCTCGCGGGGGCCCACCACTTACAACGACATCTACGGCGGCGAGGACTACGACGCCCGACTGCTCGAGGCAGGGTGGGACTCGCCCGGCTTCGACGCCGGCCACTGGGACCACGCCGTGCTTTTGGTGCGGCCCGGCGGGAAGCTCCGTGGGCACACGTTCAGCGCGCCGCCGCTGCAGGCGATCGAGTCGATCGAGCCGGTCGCCGTCCAAACGCTCAGCCCGACACGCGACGTCATTGACCTCGGCCAGAACACCTCGTACATGCCGCGGATCCGAGTCAGCGGCCCTGCCGGCAGCACGGTCCGGCTGACTCACGCCGAGATCGTCAACGACGATGGCAGCATCAACCGCGGCACCTGCGGCGGCAACCGCGGCCCCGCCTACTGGCAGTACACCAAGGCGACCGACCAGCCCGAGGAGTGGTTTCCGCGGTTCTTCTACGCCGGCTGCCGCTACCTGCAGCTCGACAAGCTACCGGCCGAGGAGGGCGGTAAGCTGCCGTCGCTCGACAAGATCGAGGGCGTGGTGGTCCACTCCATCGCGGCGCCGACCGGCGAGTTCCGCTGCTCCAGTGATCTGTTGAATCAAGTTCGCGAAGTTGTCCGCTGGGCCCAGCGGTCGAACATGGTGTCGGTGCTTACCGACTGCCCGCACCGCGAGAAGCTCGGCTGGCTGGAGCAGTACCACCTGAACGGCCCGGCGATCCGCTACGAGTTCGACGTCGCGCCGATCCTGATCAAGGGGATGCGGGACATGGCCGACTCGCAGACCGACGACGGGCTGATCCCGAACATTGCGCCGGAGTACGTCAAGTTTCCGGGCACGTTCCGCGCGGCCGCCGAGTGGGGCGCCGCGTTGATCCTCGTGCCGTGGCAGCACTACCAGGCGACCGGCGACTCCAAGCCGCTGGCCGACTACTACGACGTCATGCAGCGGTACATGCAGTACCTCGACTCCAAGGCCGATGGCTACCTGCTCGACGAGGGCCTGGGCGACTGGTACGACCTCGGTCCCGCCGACCGGCCGGGCCACGCGCAGCTCACGCCGCCGCAGGTGACCGCCACCGCGTTCTACTTCCTCGACGCTAAGCGGATGGCCCAGATCGCCGAGCTGCTCGGCAAGCAGGACGACGCCCGCCGCTACCAAGACCTCGCCGCTGCGATCCGCGAGGCGTGGCTCGCCGAGTTCCGTCATGAGGATGGCTCGTACGCGACAGACTCACAATGCTCCAATGCCATCGCGCTGTGGATGGGCCTGGCCCGCGAGGACGAACGCCAGGCGGCCCTCGCCGCGCTCATCCAGGACATCCGCGACCGCGGCGACGCGCTCACCGCCGGCGACGTCGGCTGGCGGTACGAGATCCAGTCCCTCGCCGACGCCGGCCGCAACGACGTCCTGTACGACCTGTTCACCAACCCCAACAAGCCCGGCTACGCGATGCTGATCGGCAAGGGCGTCACGAGCCTCACCGAGGCCTGGGACGCCAACCGCCACTCCTCGCACAACCACTTCATGCTCGGCCACATCACCGAGTGGTTCTACAAGGACCTGGTCGGCATTGGCCCCGACCCGACCGCGCCCGGCTATCGCAACGTGCTGATCAAGCCGCAGCCGGTCGACCAGATCGACTGGGCCGAAGGCTCGTACGACTCGATCCGCGGCCCGGTCCGCGTCCGCTGGGAGCGGGAGGGCCCGCGGTTCCTCCTCGAGGCCGACTTGCCACCCAACACCACGGCCACGATCCATCTCCCCGGTGGCGACCTGACCGAGGGCGTCCGGCCCGCCGCCGAGAGCGAAGGCGTGCTGTCGGTCGAGCAGCGGGATGGCCGCAACGTCGTGCGGGTTGGCTCGGGCAGCTACGCGTTTGTCGTCGAGTAGTTGGCCGCAACGGGCGCAACCGCCGAAGCCGCTGCTGCGGGCGGCGCTCGCGAGTGGAACCGAGCAGCGCGTCGGCGCATAATGATCCGTTCCGGCAACCGCTTCTCTCCGAAGGACCACCGATGCCCGCTAGGATCCTGCTGTCGTTGTTCGCGCTGACGGTTCTGTGTCCCGCGTGGGGCGTCGCCGCCGAACCGGCGCCCTCCAAGCGGCCGAACATCCTGTTCATCTTCTCCGACGACCACGCTCCGCACGCGATCGGCGCCTACAACGGCTGGCTCAAGTCGGTCGACCCGACGCCCAACATCGACCGCCTCGCCCAGCAGGGCATGCTGTTCGAGAACAGCTTCTGCACCAACTCCATCTGCGGGCCGAGCCGCGCGGTGATCCTCACCGGCAAGCACAGCCACATCAACGGCTTCATGAACAACGGCAACCGCTTCGACGGCGGGCAGCCGACCCTGCCGAAGTACCTGCGGGCCGCCGGTTACCAGACCGCCCTCTACGGCAAATGGCACCTGAAGAGCCGACCGCAGGGCTTTGACGACTGGAAGATCCTGTCGGGGCAGGGGCTCTACTACAACCCCGACTTCCAGACGCCCGACGGCCGCGTCACGGTCCAGGGCTACTGCACCGACATCGTCACCGACATGGCGGTCGAC is drawn from Posidoniimonas polymericola and contains these coding sequences:
- a CDS encoding family 78 glycoside hydrolase catalytic domain encodes the protein MTALVATPLRAALLMTLGLVSLEAHADPLRVDRVTCEYAENPLGVDVPAPRLTWKLESDQRNQRQTAYEVLVASSRALLNQNQGDLWSSGKVASDETVLIPYDGEELESSQPVFWKVRVWNQADEPSEWSELAQWTMGVLDEDDWRGEWVVAPWESESVLLRKDFTVKPGLKRAVAHVCGLGHYELTLNGHKSGEALLAPGWTKYNRTCLYETHDITRMLQEGANAAGVALGDGMYHTERRNRFSKFQGTFGPKRLIGQIELWYEDGSHEVVATDASWRVSRGPTTYNDIYGGEDYDARLLEAGWDSPGFDAGHWDHAVLLVRPGGKLRGHTFSAPPLQAIESIEPVAVQTLSPTRDVIDLGQNTSYMPRIRVSGPAGSTVRLTHAEIVNDDGSINRGTCGGNRGPAYWQYTKATDQPEEWFPRFFYAGCRYLQLDKLPAEEGGKLPSLDKIEGVVVHSIAAPTGEFRCSSDLLNQVREVVRWAQRSNMVSVLTDCPHREKLGWLEQYHLNGPAIRYEFDVAPILIKGMRDMADSQTDDGLIPNIAPEYVKFPGTFRAAAEWGAALILVPWQHYQATGDSKPLADYYDVMQRYMQYLDSKADGYLLDEGLGDWYDLGPADRPGHAQLTPPQVTATAFYFLDAKRMAQIAELLGKQDDARRYQDLAAAIREAWLAEFRHEDGSYATDSQCSNAIALWMGLAREDERQAALAALIQDIRDRGDALTAGDVGWRYEIQSLADAGRNDVLYDLFTNPNKPGYAMLIGKGVTSLTEAWDANRHSSHNHFMLGHITEWFYKDLVGIGPDPTAPGYRNVLIKPQPVDQIDWAEGSYDSIRGPVRVRWEREGPRFLLEADLPPNTTATIHLPGGDLTEGVRPAAESEGVLSVEQRDGRNVVRVGSGSYAFVVE